One window from the genome of Roseomonas haemaphysalidis encodes:
- a CDS encoding CoA transferase subunit A: MRKIYPDARAALEGVLRDGMLIHSGGFGLSGIPTLLIEAIRDSGVKDLTVVSNNAGIDGAGLGLLLETRQIRKMISSYVGENATFAKQFLAGELEIEFNPQGTLAERIRAGGAGIPAFFTKTGYGTAVAEGKETREFDGEHYVMERGIMADLAIIHAWKADTEGNLVFRKTARNFNPMMATAARMTVVQVEELVEPGQIDPDHIHTPGIYVKRIVRVPANYEKRIEQRTTRKRVTDLNPAHSNVA; encoded by the coding sequence ATGCGGAAGATCTACCCCGATGCGCGGGCGGCGCTGGAGGGCGTGCTGCGGGATGGCATGCTGATCCATTCGGGCGGCTTCGGGCTGAGCGGCATCCCGACCCTGCTGATCGAGGCGATCCGTGATTCCGGCGTGAAGGACCTGACGGTGGTCTCGAACAACGCCGGCATCGACGGCGCCGGCCTCGGCCTGCTGCTGGAGACCCGGCAGATCCGCAAGATGATCTCCTCCTACGTCGGCGAGAATGCCACCTTCGCCAAGCAGTTCCTGGCGGGCGAGCTGGAGATCGAGTTCAACCCCCAAGGAACGCTGGCCGAGCGCATCCGCGCCGGCGGCGCCGGCATCCCCGCCTTCTTCACCAAGACCGGCTACGGCACGGCGGTGGCCGAGGGCAAGGAGACGCGCGAGTTCGACGGCGAGCACTATGTGATGGAGCGCGGCATCATGGCGGATCTCGCCATCATCCACGCCTGGAAGGCCGACACCGAGGGCAACCTGGTGTTCCGCAAGACCGCGCGCAACTTCAACCCGATGATGGCCACCGCCGCGCGCATGACGGTGGTGCAGGTGGAGGAGCTGGTGGAGCCCGGGCAGATCGACCCCGACCACATCCACACGCCGGGCATCTACGTGAAGCGCATCGTACGCGTGCCGGCCAACTACGAGAAGCGGATCGAGCAGCGCACCACCCGCAAGCGCGTGACCGACCTCAACCCCGCCCACAGCAACGTCGCCTGA
- a CDS encoding adenine deaminase: protein MIREPQDLNDVVLRDRAVRAARGLAAFDRLILGARVADMATGELRLADIGLVGPLIASVHAPGTRADAAETLDATGLIAAPGLIDAHMHIESSMVTPRRYAAAVVPHGTTTVCWDPHELGNVSGLPGVRWAVEAMRGLPLRALVLAPSCVPSAPGLERAGADFGPDELAEMLSWPEVAGVAEVMDMRGVLDRTPRMAGIVGAGLASGKLVCGHARSLSGPDLQGFAAAGIASDHELVSADDLLEKLRAGFTVELRGSHDYLLPEAVAALATLSHLPQTLVLCTDDTFPDDLAEKGGMIDLIRRLVRYGMSPLHALRAATLHAATRIQRPDLGLIAPGRRADLMLLDGLDTLNVTHVFASGTHVASGGRLLAPLPPAHPAGALLDTMKLAPVLPEQFLLRAPGPTAWLRTAVNPRFTQWGEAVVPVTEGIAALPEDGILMAVFHRHGLAPATPVLGVLQGWSRWRGALATTVAHDSHNLCVFGRNPADLAAAANAVIAAGGGMAVAAGGEVRAVLPLPICGLVSDDAVEDVAAAFRALKEAADGIADWMPPYLVFKAIVGASLACNAGPHVTDLGVADGSTGELIAGALVG from the coding sequence ATGATCCGTGAACCGCAAGACCTCAACGATGTGGTGCTGCGCGACCGCGCCGTGCGCGCCGCCCGCGGGCTGGCCGCCTTCGACCGGCTGATCCTCGGTGCCCGGGTGGCGGACATGGCGACCGGCGAGCTGCGCCTCGCTGACATCGGGCTGGTCGGGCCGCTGATCGCCAGCGTGCATGCCCCCGGCACCCGCGCCGACGCGGCGGAGACGCTGGATGCCACCGGGCTGATCGCGGCGCCCGGGCTGATCGACGCGCACATGCACATCGAGAGCTCGATGGTCACGCCGCGCCGCTACGCCGCCGCCGTAGTGCCCCATGGCACCACCACCGTCTGCTGGGACCCGCATGAGCTGGGCAACGTGTCCGGCCTGCCCGGCGTGCGCTGGGCGGTGGAGGCGATGCGCGGCCTGCCGCTGCGCGCCCTGGTGCTCGCCCCCTCCTGCGTCCCTTCCGCCCCCGGGCTGGAGCGCGCGGGCGCCGATTTCGGCCCGGATGAGTTGGCCGAGATGCTGTCCTGGCCGGAGGTCGCCGGCGTTGCGGAAGTCATGGACATGCGCGGCGTACTGGACCGCACCCCCCGCATGGCCGGCATCGTCGGCGCCGGGCTGGCGTCCGGCAAGCTGGTCTGCGGCCATGCCCGCAGCCTGAGCGGCCCCGACCTGCAGGGTTTCGCCGCCGCCGGCATCGCCTCCGACCACGAGCTGGTTTCGGCAGACGATCTTCTTGAAAAACTGCGCGCCGGCTTCACGGTGGAGCTGCGCGGCAGCCACGACTACCTGTTGCCCGAGGCCGTGGCGGCGCTGGCCACCCTGTCCCACCTGCCGCAAACCCTGGTGCTCTGCACCGATGACACCTTTCCCGACGACCTGGCGGAAAAGGGCGGCATGATCGACCTGATCCGCCGCCTGGTCCGCTACGGCATGTCGCCGCTGCACGCCCTGCGCGCCGCCACGCTGCACGCGGCCACGCGCATCCAACGCCCCGACCTCGGCCTCATCGCCCCCGGGCGGCGCGCCGACCTGATGCTGCTGGACGGGCTGGACACGCTGAACGTCACGCATGTCTTCGCCTCCGGCACCCATGTGGCCAGTGGCGGCCGGCTGCTGGCGCCGCTGCCCCCCGCGCACCCCGCCGGCGCTTTGCTCGACACCATGAAGCTGGCCCCCGTGCTGCCGGAGCAGTTCCTCCTCCGCGCCCCCGGCCCCACCGCCTGGCTGCGCACCGCCGTGAACCCGCGCTTCACGCAATGGGGCGAGGCCGTGGTGCCGGTGACGGAGGGCATCGCCGCCCTGCCGGAGGACGGCATCCTGATGGCGGTGTTCCACCGCCACGGCCTCGCCCCCGCCACGCCGGTGCTGGGCGTGCTGCAGGGCTGGAGCCGCTGGCGCGGCGCGCTGGCCACCACCGTGGCGCACGACTCCCACAACCTTTGCGTCTTCGGCCGCAACCCGGCCGACCTCGCCGCCGCCGCCAACGCGGTGATCGCGGCGGGCGGCGGCATGGCGGTGGCCGCGGGTGGCGAGGTCCGCGCCGTGCTGCCGCTGCCGATCTGCGGGCTGGTGTCGGACGACGCGGTGGAAGACGTGGCAGCCGCCTTCCGCGCGTTGAAGGAGGCGGCGGACGGGATCGCGGACTGGATGCCGCCCTATCTGGTGTTCAAGGCCATCGTCGGCGCGTCGCTGGCCTGCAACGCGGGGCCGCATGTGACGGATCTCGGCGTGGCGGATGGGTCGACGGGGGAGCTGATCGCGGGGGCATTGGTCGGGTGA
- a CDS encoding aldo/keto reductase, with amino-acid sequence MINIPVETTPRLSIPKLGLGTFKLTGAEGQKAIEGALRLGYRHLDTAARYENEAEVGAAIRASGVAREDIFLTSKVWWDQLEPEALHRSLEASLARLQVDSLDLFLIHWPNPTMDLEGAVKVLKAAQGSGLIRAWGVANFPVARMQELEALGETPAALQVEYHVQLSQAPLLDWCRKHDIVLEAYSPLGQGILHDQPVLAEIGRKHGASAAQVALAWLLRQPLVVPIPRSSRAEGQQSNLDAVALASQLDEHDLAKINTLPKDKRCVNPAFAPAWD; translated from the coding sequence ATGATCAACATCCCCGTCGAGACGACGCCGCGCCTGTCGATCCCCAAGCTCGGCCTCGGCACCTTCAAGCTGACCGGCGCAGAGGGCCAGAAGGCCATCGAGGGCGCGTTGCGCCTGGGCTACCGCCACCTCGACACCGCCGCCCGCTATGAGAACGAGGCCGAGGTCGGCGCCGCCATCCGCGCCAGCGGCGTGGCGCGCGAGGACATCTTCCTGACCAGCAAGGTCTGGTGGGACCAGCTGGAGCCCGAGGCGCTGCACCGCTCGCTGGAAGCCTCGCTGGCCCGGCTGCAGGTGGACTCCCTCGACCTGTTCCTGATCCACTGGCCGAACCCGACCATGGACCTGGAAGGGGCGGTGAAGGTGCTGAAGGCGGCGCAGGGCAGCGGCCTGATCCGCGCCTGGGGCGTCGCCAACTTCCCTGTCGCGCGCATGCAGGAGCTGGAAGCGTTGGGCGAGACGCCGGCCGCGCTGCAGGTGGAATACCACGTGCAGCTGTCCCAGGCGCCGCTGCTGGACTGGTGCCGCAAGCACGACATCGTCCTGGAAGCCTATTCGCCGCTCGGCCAGGGTATCCTGCACGACCAGCCGGTACTGGCCGAGATCGGGCGCAAGCACGGTGCCTCCGCCGCGCAGGTCGCGCTGGCCTGGCTCCTGCGCCAGCCGCTGGTGGTGCCGATCCCCCGCTCCAGCCGCGCCGAAGGCCAGCAGTCCAACCTGGACGCGGTGGCCCTGGCATCCCAGCTGGATGAGCATGACTTGGCGAAGATCAACACCCTGCCCAAGGACAAGCGGTGCGTGAACCCGGCCTTCGCGCCGGCCTGGGACTGA
- a CDS encoding WD40 repeat domain-containing protein, which translates to MSETVSDDDFLLSQRGSSHDLGAWVMGAVFSRDGKAAGFALGDGSVRIAQTAEIGGDWARAEAHDGSCLEMVADIASGFLSGGDDGRLVRTANDGTVEEIANLGAMKWVDHVAAHPDGLRAASVGKKLHVFGKGGPLKALEHPSSVGGIAFDSKGKRVAGAHYNGASLWFVNSKEDKPRVLPWKGSHQGVWFSPDGTHVVTTMQENALHGWRLTDGQDMRMSGYQSKIKSVSFTAKGRWLATAGADCIVLWPFFAGGPMGKPPMELAGGDGVLCTRVSCHPQHEVVAAGFEDGLVLMAEIGSGKVVPVAAPGRGAISALSWNPGGTQLAFGTETGFAGIVDLSKR; encoded by the coding sequence ATGAGCGAGACCGTTTCCGACGACGACTTCCTGTTGAGCCAGCGGGGCAGTTCCCACGACCTCGGCGCCTGGGTGATGGGCGCCGTGTTTTCCCGCGACGGCAAGGCGGCCGGCTTCGCGCTGGGCGACGGCTCGGTGCGGATCGCGCAAACCGCCGAGATCGGCGGCGACTGGGCGCGGGCCGAGGCGCATGACGGCTCCTGCCTGGAGATGGTGGCCGACATCGCCAGCGGTTTCCTCTCCGGCGGCGACGACGGGCGGCTGGTCCGCACGGCCAATGACGGCACGGTGGAGGAGATCGCCAACCTCGGTGCCATGAAGTGGGTGGACCATGTGGCGGCGCATCCGGACGGGCTGCGCGCGGCGTCTGTCGGCAAGAAGCTGCACGTCTTCGGCAAGGGCGGGCCGCTCAAGGCGCTGGAGCACCCGTCCTCGGTCGGCGGCATCGCCTTCGACAGCAAGGGCAAGCGGGTGGCGGGCGCGCACTACAACGGCGCCAGCCTGTGGTTCGTCAATTCCAAAGAGGACAAGCCGCGCGTCCTGCCCTGGAAGGGCAGCCACCAGGGCGTCTGGTTCAGCCCGGACGGCACACATGTCGTCACCACCATGCAGGAGAACGCCCTGCATGGCTGGCGGCTGACCGACGGGCAGGACATGCGGATGTCCGGCTACCAGAGCAAGATCAAGTCCGTCAGCTTCACGGCCAAGGGCCGCTGGCTGGCCACCGCCGGCGCCGACTGCATCGTGCTGTGGCCGTTCTTCGCCGGTGGCCCGATGGGCAAGCCGCCGATGGAGCTGGCCGGCGGCGACGGCGTGCTTTGCACCCGCGTGTCCTGCCACCCGCAGCATGAGGTGGTGGCTGCCGGCTTCGAGGACGGGCTGGTGCTGATGGCCGAGATCGGCTCCGGCAAGGTGGTGCCTGTCGCCGCCCCCGGCCGCGGCGCCATCTCGGCGCTGAGCTGGAACCCGGGCGGCACGCAGCTGGCCTTCGGCACCGAGACCGGCTTCGCCGGCATCGTCGATCTCTCGAAAAGGTAG
- a CDS encoding CobW family GTP-binding protein, with protein MSDKTIDTTIPVTVLTGYLGAGKTTLLNRILSEEHGKKYAVVINEFGELGVDNDLVIDADEEVFEMNNGCICCTVRGDLVRILGSLMKKGRKFDGIIVETTGLADPAPVAQTFYMDEDVKRATRLDAIVTLVDAKNLAARLDDSKEAASQIAFADIVVLNKMDLVDEAGAAEVERRIRAINPYAEIRRATKSDVPIEAVMGREAFKLDRILEREPEFLSGEDNHSHNEDIMSLSFEVDQPIDEAKFNAWIGELLQSKGADLLRTKGILAYKGEDRRFAFQAVHMIADGDFIGPWPEGSARKSKIVFIGRDLNRPRLRRGFEGCVAAGGAE; from the coding sequence ATGAGCGACAAGACGATCGACACGACCATCCCCGTCACCGTGCTGACCGGTTACCTCGGCGCCGGCAAGACCACGCTGCTGAACCGCATCCTGTCCGAGGAGCATGGCAAGAAATACGCCGTGGTCATCAACGAGTTCGGTGAGCTCGGCGTGGACAACGACCTCGTCATCGATGCCGACGAGGAAGTGTTCGAGATGAACAACGGCTGCATCTGCTGCACCGTGCGCGGTGACCTGGTGCGCATTCTGGGCAGCCTGATGAAGAAGGGCCGCAAGTTCGACGGCATCATCGTCGAGACCACCGGCCTCGCCGACCCCGCCCCGGTGGCGCAGACCTTCTACATGGATGAGGACGTCAAGCGCGCCACGCGGCTGGATGCCATCGTGACGCTGGTGGATGCCAAGAACCTCGCGGCCCGCCTCGACGACAGCAAGGAGGCGGCGAGCCAGATCGCCTTCGCCGACATCGTCGTGCTGAACAAGATGGACCTGGTGGACGAGGCGGGCGCGGCCGAGGTGGAGCGCCGCATCCGCGCCATCAACCCCTATGCCGAGATCCGCCGCGCCACCAAGTCCGACGTGCCGATCGAGGCGGTGATGGGGCGCGAGGCCTTCAAGCTGGATCGCATCCTGGAGCGCGAGCCGGAGTTCCTGTCGGGCGAGGACAACCACTCGCACAACGAGGACATCATGAGCCTGTCCTTCGAGGTCGATCAGCCGATCGACGAGGCGAAGTTCAACGCCTGGATCGGCGAGCTGCTGCAAAGCAAGGGCGCCGACCTGCTGCGCACCAAGGGCATCCTGGCCTACAAGGGCGAGGACCGGCGCTTCGCCTTCCAGGCGGTGCACATGATCGCGGATGGCGACTTCATCGGCCCCTGGCCGGAAGGGTCCGCGCGCAAGTCCAAGATCGTCTTCATCGGCCGCGACCTGAACCGCCCGCGCCTGCGCCGCGGCTTCGAGGGCTGCGTGGCCGCCGGGGGGGCGGAATGA
- a CDS encoding LysR substrate-binding domain-containing protein, whose product MFAFTQLRCFVAVAEELHFHRAAARLNMTQPPLSRQIQLLEHALGVTLLLRGNRAVALTPAGAAFLHDARRMLQLAERATLHARRIAGGQSGQLTIGFTAASGYGVLPRLVGLLRSRLPEVQLALREMVSLDQIEALQAGRIDLALLRPMARRPGLRTARLLREPLLLALPRAHPLATRPEAGLAELAEQPLVTYPPVEGRYLHDLVMGLFQVAGAVPERVQYVSQTHSILALVGAGLGIALVPQAAARLCPEDVLLRPPPGGIPVAAELALAWREEGENPAAPAVLAALRQDWAGLCAGWPGAGAAPEETRLGE is encoded by the coding sequence ATGTTCGCCTTCACCCAGCTGCGCTGCTTCGTGGCCGTCGCCGAGGAGCTGCATTTCCATCGCGCCGCCGCCCGGCTGAACATGACGCAGCCACCGCTCAGCCGGCAGATCCAGCTGCTGGAGCACGCGCTGGGCGTCACGCTGTTGCTGCGCGGCAACCGCGCCGTGGCGCTGACCCCGGCCGGCGCGGCCTTTCTGCACGACGCCCGCCGCATGTTGCAGCTGGCCGAGCGCGCCACGTTGCACGCCCGCCGCATCGCCGGCGGCCAAAGCGGCCAGCTCACCATCGGCTTCACCGCCGCCTCGGGCTACGGCGTGCTGCCGCGCCTGGTCGGCCTGCTGCGCAGCCGCCTGCCAGAGGTGCAGCTGGCGCTGCGCGAGATGGTTTCGCTCGACCAGATCGAGGCCTTGCAGGCCGGGCGGATCGACCTCGCACTGCTGCGCCCGATGGCCCGCCGCCCGGGCCTGCGCACCGCCCGCCTGCTGCGCGAGCCGCTGCTGCTGGCGCTGCCCCGCGCCCACCCCCTGGCCACCCGCCCCGAGGCCGGCCTCGCCGAGCTGGCCGAGCAGCCGCTGGTCACCTACCCGCCCGTGGAAGGCCGCTACCTGCACGACCTGGTGATGGGCCTGTTCCAGGTTGCGGGCGCCGTGCCGGAGCGGGTGCAATATGTCAGCCAGACCCATTCCATCCTGGCGCTGGTCGGCGCCGGCCTGGGCATCGCCCTGGTGCCGCAGGCGGCGGCGCGGCTGTGCCCGGAGGACGTGCTGCTGCGCCCGCCGCCCGGTGGCATCCCGGTGGCCGCCGAACTGGCGCTGGCTTGGCGCGAGGAGGGCGAGAACCCGGCGGCCCCCGCGGTCCTGGCGGCGCTGCGCCAGGACTGGGCGGGGCTCTGCGCGGGATGGCCGGGGGCGGGGGCGGCGCCGGAAGAAACGAGGCTTGGGGAATAA
- a CDS encoding Bug family tripartite tricarboxylate transporter substrate binding protein, producing MHRRALLRASLAAGVLSPLAAPALRAQGSADARFDHSLRIVVPNAPGGTSDILARLLAPELTKALGQSVVVENRTGAAGNIGADVVAKSAPDGHTLLLMDVSTLAINPSLFPRMPFDVQKDLAPVSMIIYAPYLAAVKNALPPKNAAELAAYLKGRAGGLNMANAGVGSLTHLTSVEIGAALGGDVTHVPYRGGAPAVLAVASGEADMIINGATATQPYVVNGQMRGIAVSGPKRLAALPNVPTFREVGWPMADAGTWQGVMVQGNTPPALIRRLEVALREAVAQPAMTARLAELGGEPRTDGPEAFRTWLAASTTEFGGVVTKHGIKPE from the coding sequence ATGCATCGCCGTGCTCTGCTGCGCGCCAGCCTCGCCGCTGGCGTGCTTTCGCCCCTCGCCGCGCCGGCGCTCCGCGCCCAAGGTTCCGCTGACGCTCGCTTCGACCATTCGCTGCGCATCGTCGTGCCGAACGCCCCGGGCGGCACCAGCGACATCCTGGCCCGCCTGCTGGCGCCGGAGCTGACCAAGGCTCTGGGACAGTCCGTGGTAGTGGAAAACCGCACGGGGGCGGCCGGCAACATCGGCGCGGACGTGGTGGCCAAGTCGGCACCGGACGGCCACACCCTGCTGCTGATGGATGTCTCGACCCTGGCCATCAACCCGTCGCTGTTCCCGCGCATGCCCTTCGACGTGCAGAAGGACCTCGCGCCGGTTTCCATGATCATCTACGCGCCCTACCTCGCGGCGGTGAAGAACGCCCTGCCGCCGAAGAACGCCGCCGAGCTGGCGGCCTACCTGAAGGGCCGCGCCGGCGGGCTGAATATGGCCAATGCCGGCGTCGGCAGCCTGACGCACCTGACCTCGGTGGAGATCGGCGCCGCGCTGGGCGGCGACGTCACCCACGTGCCCTATCGCGGCGGCGCGCCGGCGGTGCTGGCGGTGGCGTCTGGCGAGGCCGACATGATCATCAACGGCGCCACCGCCACGCAGCCCTACGTGGTCAACGGCCAGATGCGCGGCATCGCCGTTTCCGGCCCCAAGCGCCTCGCCGCCCTGCCGAACGTGCCGACCTTCCGCGAGGTCGGCTGGCCGATGGCCGATGCCGGCACCTGGCAGGGCGTCATGGTGCAGGGCAACACGCCCCCCGCGCTGATCCGCCGCCTGGAGGTGGCGCTGCGCGAGGCCGTGGCGCAGCCCGCCATGACCGCGCGTTTGGCCGAACTCGGCGGAGAGCCCCGCACCGACGGCCCCGAGGCCTTCCGCACATGGCTGGCCGCCAGCACCACGGAATTCGGCGGCGTCGTCACCAAGCACGGCATCAAGCCGGAATGA
- a CDS encoding Ldh family oxidoreductase, producing MRRDPAALAAFAGALFRAAGLDGDKAEATGRILVLTDMMGRRTHGLAQCGNYLAEIAKGGMTPDGAPEVLRDTGATVVWDGGYRPGLWLVEQAMALGFQRLPAHGTFTLAMRRSHHIGCLAALAKQATDRGLFVMLASSGPHSRIVAPFGGRKALFSPNPFAVGFPTGAAPVLVDISASITTVSMTRQKAAAGEQFDHPWLLDRDGRPTRDPTAMEAGGGSLMLLGGEEAGHKGFGLALMVEALTQGLAGHGRRDDPGRWGASVYLQLIDPAAFAGREAFEDQMGFLAEACRSNDPIDPARPVRLPGEQATRLIAAAERDGLEVPDTVAASLRDWAGRLGVAAAI from the coding sequence ATGAGGCGCGACCCCGCGGCGCTGGCGGCATTCGCCGGCGCCCTGTTCCGCGCCGCCGGGCTGGACGGGGACAAGGCCGAGGCCACCGGCCGCATCCTGGTGCTGACCGATATGATGGGCCGCCGCACCCACGGCCTGGCGCAATGCGGCAACTACCTGGCCGAGATCGCCAAGGGCGGCATGACGCCCGACGGCGCGCCCGAGGTGCTGCGCGACACCGGCGCCACCGTGGTCTGGGACGGCGGCTACCGCCCCGGCCTGTGGCTGGTGGAGCAGGCCATGGCGCTGGGCTTCCAGCGGCTGCCCGCGCACGGCACCTTCACGCTGGCGATGCGCCGCAGCCACCACATTGGCTGCCTCGCGGCGCTGGCCAAGCAGGCGACGGACCGCGGGCTGTTCGTGATGCTCGCCTCCTCCGGCCCGCACAGCAGGATCGTCGCCCCCTTCGGCGGCAGAAAGGCGCTGTTCAGCCCCAACCCCTTCGCGGTGGGCTTCCCCACCGGGGCGGCGCCGGTGCTGGTGGATATCTCCGCCTCCATCACCACCGTCTCGATGACCCGCCAGAAAGCCGCGGCGGGCGAGCAGTTCGACCACCCCTGGCTGCTGGACCGCGACGGCCGCCCCACCCGCGACCCCACGGCGATGGAAGCCGGCGGCGGCAGCCTGATGCTGCTGGGCGGCGAGGAGGCCGGCCACAAGGGCTTCGGCCTGGCGCTGATGGTGGAGGCACTGACCCAGGGCCTCGCCGGCCACGGGCGCCGCGACGACCCCGGCCGCTGGGGCGCCAGCGTCTACCTGCAGCTCATCGACCCCGCCGCCTTTGCCGGGCGCGAAGCCTTCGAGGACCAGATGGGCTTCCTGGCCGAGGCCTGCCGCAGCAACGACCCGATCGACCCGGCCCGGCCGGTGCGGCTGCCGGGGGAACAGGCGACGCGGCTGATCGCGGCGGCGGAACGCGATGGGCTGGAGGTGCCGGATACGGTGGCGGCATCGCTGCGGGACTGGGCGGGGCGGCTGGGGGTCGCTGCAGCGATCTAG
- a CDS encoding glutathione S-transferase family protein has translation MSLTIYGVLRSRASRPVWLAKELGLDYRHVPVIQGYRLPDPGAPDAPLNTTSTAFRAINPNGLVPSVDDDGLILHESMAITLHLARKHGGPLAPRDGSEDALATMWSFWAVTTVETPALSTRGGADAIAQAMPVLDRAFAVLADALQAGGGWLVGGRFTVADLNVAEVVRYAAGVPTLFETHRAVRDWLAVCHARPAFQAMWAERDAEPA, from the coding sequence ATGTCCCTGACCATCTATGGCGTGCTGCGCTCGCGCGCCTCCCGCCCCGTCTGGCTCGCCAAGGAACTGGGGCTGGACTACCGCCACGTTCCCGTCATCCAGGGCTACCGACTGCCCGACCCGGGCGCGCCGGACGCCCCACTCAACACCACGTCCACCGCATTCCGCGCCATCAACCCCAACGGCCTGGTGCCCTCGGTCGACGATGACGGGCTGATCCTGCACGAAAGCATGGCCATCACCCTGCACCTCGCCCGCAAGCACGGCGGCCCCCTGGCGCCGCGCGACGGCAGCGAGGACGCGCTGGCCACCATGTGGAGCTTCTGGGCCGTGACCACGGTGGAAACCCCCGCGCTCTCCACCCGCGGCGGCGCGGACGCCATCGCCCAGGCGATGCCCGTGCTCGACCGCGCCTTCGCGGTGCTGGCCGACGCCTTGCAGGCCGGCGGCGGCTGGCTGGTCGGCGGGCGCTTCACGGTGGCCGACCTGAACGTGGCCGAGGTGGTGCGCTACGCCGCCGGCGTGCCCACGCTGTTCGAAACGCACCGCGCGGTGCGCGACTGGCTGGCCGTCTGCCACGCGCGCCCGGCCTTCCAGGCGATGTGGGCGGAGCGGGATGCGGAGCCTGCGTGA
- the hrcA gene encoding heat-inducible transcriptional repressor HrcA — protein sequence MPRDLGGAALLPGLDSRGAAILRQVVELYVETGEPVGSRTLSRRLPQALSPATIRNAMADLEEAGLLYAPHTSAGRLPTEQGLRLFVDGLLEFGDLTETEREAIAARCAATGRSYEETLSEAGQMLSGLAGAAGLVVAPKNEAPIRHIEFVALSPGRALVVLVNAHGQVENRVIDVPSGLPPSAFTQASNFLNARLSGRTLEETRTLVAEEIQANRTALDALSQQVVAAGLATRAGGGGGSLILRGQSKLLENLGELARVHEIQALFERLEAQETMLRLLELAQRGQGVQIFIGAESGLFDSTGLSMVVAPFRDGEEKIVGAIGVIGPTRINYGRVIPVVDYTAQVIGRLLG from the coding sequence TTGCCACGCGACCTGGGCGGCGCCGCGCTGCTGCCGGGGCTCGACAGCCGCGGCGCCGCCATCCTGCGCCAGGTGGTGGAGCTTTATGTCGAGACGGGCGAGCCCGTCGGCTCCCGCACCCTGTCCCGCCGCCTGCCGCAGGCGCTGTCCCCGGCCACCATCCGCAACGCCATGGCGGACCTGGAGGAGGCCGGGCTGCTCTACGCCCCGCACACCTCCGCCGGCCGCCTGCCGACCGAGCAGGGGCTGCGGCTGTTCGTCGACGGCCTGCTGGAATTCGGCGACCTGACGGAAACCGAGCGCGAGGCCATCGCCGCCCGCTGCGCCGCCACCGGCCGGTCCTACGAGGAAACCCTGTCGGAAGCAGGGCAGATGCTGTCGGGCCTCGCCGGCGCCGCCGGGCTGGTGGTGGCGCCCAAGAACGAGGCGCCGATCCGCCACATCGAGTTCGTGGCGCTGTCGCCCGGCCGGGCGCTGGTGGTGCTGGTCAACGCGCACGGGCAGGTGGAGAACCGCGTCATCGACGTGCCCTCCGGCCTGCCGCCCTCCGCCTTCACCCAGGCGAGCAACTTCCTGAACGCCCGCCTGTCCGGCCGCACCCTGGAAGAAACGCGCACCCTGGTGGCCGAGGAGATCCAGGCCAACCGCACGGCGCTGGACGCGCTGAGCCAGCAGGTGGTCGCCGCCGGCCTCGCCACCCGGGCGGGCGGCGGCGGCGGCTCGCTGATCCTGCGCGGCCAGTCCAAGCTGCTGGAAAATCTAGGCGAGCTGGCCCGGGTGCACGAGATCCAGGCGCTGTTCGAGCGGTTGGAAGCGCAGGAAACCATGCTGCGCCTGCTGGAGCTGGCGCAGCGCGGCCAGGGCGTGCAGATCTTCATCGGCGCCGAAAGCGGGCTGTTTGACAGCACGGGCCTGTCCATGGTCGTCGCCCCCTTCCGCGACGGCGAGGAAAAGATCGTCGGCGCCATCGGCGTGATCGGACCCACGCGCATCAACTACGGCCGCGTGATCCCGGTCGTGGACTACACCGCGCAGGTGATCGGCCGCCTGCTCGGCTAA